cttcctctcttgtaTTTTCTGGCAAGAGCATGCTACAGTGCAACGCATAGACCTCACGCAAGAGGCACACGATGTCACCACGGTTGAGACTGCTGCATTTTATCACTGGTGAAAGTGGGGCAGTCATTCCATTGTGAAGGTGTACATTTTCCAGGGTCAGTGAGGGAGATATCTGTGGGAGAGTCTCTGGCATTGCACAAATACTGTTTCCTTTGCATCTAATGATCCTGGCATCCACTGACGATCTTTGCCTAGATGTCCTAGGggttagcaattttttaaaattctaacattCCTTATACATTTATTAGCTGACACTTCTATAACAGTCAGCCTTCCCGAAACTGCTCCTACTAAAAAGGCAGGGTGAAAATTCTTTCCTTCTAATTACAGAATAAGAAGCTTGTGTTAAGATTCGCCTCCAACAGCAGAAATAAGCCCAagcccctttctctttttctgcattgatgtggacacatttttttaaaattcaaatgttgaGCCAATTACAGTAGGTCTGTCTGACCATCAGAGTATCAAATTTGGCCAGGGAGAAACCCCCCAAGATAGCTTCTGGGACCTTTGACCCTTAATCTTTGAGTACGTCTTGCTTTTTTGACACAAGAGGTCCCAGCCTCACCCTGGATACTTCAGAACCCAGAGCTAGAGGCAGCTGTTTTTCCAAGGACTCCTGGTTCCTCGAGGGACATGTTGGTGCCAAATCTCATCTACAAGGGGTGCAACTGCTTCCAGACCCTCAGTGGACAGAGCTAAGACatatatacacttttaaaaatgactgaTACTTTCAGTTCATGTATCTTATTATGCAGAGTTTTATGtaagttctttcatttttatggtcATATCTTCTCTTAAGATGGAAGTTTGGTTCCTGGTTAACTTTAacagtttattttgctttatctTACAATATACACAAACTAGATCCAAAGTAACACCAGTATTACTAACAAAAAATTAATGAGTGGTGTTCATAATTTTTTGCAGATCTTTGTTCTTAAACATACCCTGTTAAGGACATATAGTCATAATTCTGTGTTCAAAAGTTTCTCTTAacaattattttctctgtttagCTACCAATTTGATACAAAGTTGATGTGTTTTCAATTTCagaatgcctttatttttctatcttggaacaaataaataatttacatttgttCAAAAGTCAAACTTTCATTAAAAGGTATGTCCAAAGAAATCTTGCTTCCATCCCTGACTCCACCATGTTCACTCCTGCCTCCATAGGaactcatttttattagtttgtaGTTTATCCTTCTAGTATttctctttacaaaaaataagcaattgtgtgtatgtgtatattactTCCTCTCAACTCTTACATAGAAAGTAGCATGCCCTACGGTGGTGTGTATTTTGCCTTTCTTCTTAACAGTATGTTGGGATATAGTATTTCAATTTGTCAAACATGTCACTCATAATGCATACGGTactacacacatacaaacatacactGGGGGCATTTAATGTGAAATCTGTCATGATAATTATTAAGCTATGGGAAGATACTTCCTATGGACACCCATTTCAATACCCGCTATGTAAGGCAAACGTACATGACATATGTATGCTATGTACAACATACCAAAGCCTTGATTACTCAGGTGTACCTGAGGCATCTGGTGCTGTCAAGTAGCCACTGCCACCATACTCTTCCAAGGGCCTCATATTCCCACAATAAGCATCATTAGCATCAGACACATCTTATGCCAATTTTCAAAATCTGGTACCACATCAGAATCATGACTTCTAGTGTTACATTATTTCTAGAGAAAACAATATATCCACAATTCCCAAACTGATAGATTTCCCCTCAATATTAATACTTTTCTTATACAGAGTGATCTTTTTCCCTCAACACCGTTCATGCATGTAAAACCTTTATTTAGTTCCACTCCAGTATCAATTACCTGATGATCAGTAAGTTGTGACTCTGTAAATCCCTTTATACTTTTGTTGCATTCTTACTAATTTTAGACCTCTGGCTGATTCCTCTGAGACATATATTAGATTCATAGGTAGACACTAACATACAGGACATTCTCAGGGCTCTCTCTCCATGCAAGTTCTCCGATATTTAGTAATGTACCCAATATCCATTCCAGAGAGAGTCCACCAACTCCCACACCATGTGTGTCTTCTGATTCCAATTAAAGACTAAATCCCCACAGTAAGAGATCTCCACCTTATTACAGTCATAAGATTTCTTCCCATGGGTTCTCAAGTTCACAAAACTTGACTTCACGCATGAGGGTTTTCCACATTTCCTGCACCTTAGGGTATCTCTCTTGTGTGAATTACCTGATGTTTTGTGAGAGTCGACTTCTTGCAGAAGGACTTCCCACATTCGTTACATTCATAGGGCTTCTCCCCAGTATGTGTGCGCTGATGAACCGTGAGGGTCGACTTCATACAGAAGGATTTCCCACATCGCATACATTCATAGGGCTTCTCCCCTGTGTGAGTTCTCTGGTGATTAATGAGGTTTGACTTCACATAAAAAgttttcccacattccttacattcaaaAGGGTTCTTCCCTGTGTGAGTTCTCTGATGTACAGTGAGGTGGGATTTCATACAGAAAGATTTCTCACATTCATTGCATTTATATGGTTTCTCTTCTGTGTGAGTTCTCTGATGTATGGTTAAGGCTGACTTATAACAGAATGATTTCCCACATTTGTTACATTCATGGGGCTTCTCCCCAGTGTGTGTTCTCTGGTGTTCAATGAGGTGGGACTTCTGGAAGAAGGTTTTTttacattccttacattcatagggtttctccccTGTGTGTGTGCGCTGATGTTTAGTGAGGTGTGACTTCTGGAAGAAGgttttcccacattctttacattcataaggtttttCCCCTGTGTGTATTCTCTGGTGTTGACTGAGGGCTGACTTCATATAgaaggatttcccacattcattacatttatagggtttctcCCCTGTGTGAGTTCTCTGGTGTACGGTTAAAGTTGACTTATGGCGGAAGGTCTTCTGacattcattacattcatagggtttctcttcTGAATGTGTCCTCTGATGATCAGTGAGATTAGACTTCATAgaaaaggctttcccacattcactacATACATGGGGTTTCTTTCCTGTGTGATTTCTCTGGTGAATATTAAGAAGTGACTTCACATAGAATGATTTTTCACACTCATTACATTTaaagggtttctctccagtgtgagttcTCTGGTGTATGATCAGGGTGGATTTCATAtggaaggccttcccacattcattacattcatgTGGTTTCTCCCCTGTGTGAGTTTTCTGATGTTTAGTGAGGGCTGATTTTTTATAGAAGGACTTCTCACATTCATTGCATCCATAGGGTTTCTCCCCCGTGTGAGTTCTCTGATGTACTATTAGGATCGAACTCATAGAGAAGGCTTTGCCACACTCattacattcataaggtttcaAACCAGTGTGAATTTTCTGATGTTTAGTAAGGTTTGACTTCACACAGAaggttttcccacattcattacagtCATAGGGTTTTTTCCCAGTGTGAGATACTTGATGGATAATTAGGGCTGACTTATAGCAGAAGGATTTCCCACAATCAGTGCATTTATAGGGTTTCTCTTCTGTATGCTTCCCCTGATGTACATGCAGGGCTGACTTATAGTAGAAAGACTTCCCGCACTCATTACATCCATAGGGTCTCTCCCCTGTGTGTGTTCTCTGATGGTCAGCAAACTGTGACTTCTGTAAGAAAGTTTTTCCACACTCATTACATTTGAAAGGTTTCTCCCCTGTATGTGTTTTCTGATGTTTAGTTAAGTTCGATTTTACACAGAAGgatttcccacattccttacattcatatgGTTTCTCCCCTGTGTGAGTCCTCTGATGATGATTGAAGTTTGATTTTGCATAGAAAGATTTCCCACACTCAGTACATTGATAgggcttctctcctgtgtgaattctctgatggACTTTGAGGGCTGAGCTATGACGAAAAGACTTCTTGCATTCATTACACACATAAAGCTTCCCTTCTGACCATGCCCTCTGTTGATCAGAAAGAGCTGACTGCACAGGGGCTTCACTGCATTCACTGGGTTTCTCTCCTGCATGAGATCTTGAAGGGTCTGTGGGTTGTGATTTCTGAAGGGTTTTTACAGATTTATTACTTCCACAGGGTTTCTCTCTTGTGTGTGTCTTCTGATGCTGAGTCAGTTGGGACTCCTGGTAAAAAGATTTCCTGCAGTAACTACATTCAAAGGTTTTCTCTCCTCTGTGAGTTTCAGAAGGTGGAGTGAGATGGGacttattctcattttcattagATTCCAAATTAACTGTCTGATGTTTTAAGAGGGTTGACTTCAGGCACTCAGTGACCTCACAATGATTCTTACTTGTGTGAACTTCCTGAAGAACTTCCAGGGATGACTCATCACTGGTATTTCCCCCCAGTTCCTTATAATCACAGGATTTGTCTTCTGTTTGAGTCCTTGGAGGTGTAACGATGGCTGCCTTATTACGGGAGGTTTCTCTACATTCATCGCGTTCAAAAAGTGGTCCCAAAGTCTGAATTTTCTGTTGCTCAGTACGGTCCTTATTACAGCTTGGGGATTTCTCATCTTGGTTATATTCATCAGGTTTCTTTCCAGTGTGAGTGTCTCCTTGGTTATTATCAGAAAGCAACCTCCCACATGTATTAATTTCATGAGAGTTCTTACTTGAATAATTTTTATCACTAATAATTGATTCTGAaacatttttcaaactttttccaCGTGAGTCATCCTGATGGGGTATTTCTCTGAAAACATTATCTTTCTTCTTAGTCAGTGACTTTTTGTTGATGAGTAAAACTCGCCACAAATGTTCATTTTGGTCTTCCTCACTCCTGTCTGTAAGGTCATAAGTCATAAGGTCATaagtaagaaaaatgaagtgtactttaaaaatgttaatacatTTCCTATGATTACTAAGACCAAGATAACTAAAATGTCTATCACCTTACTTAGTTAACAAAGGTAAATTGTGTGTGGTTACAAAGATCAACATCTACTGTCAACAACTTTCCACTGTGCTTACTGTACTATTAGCTATAGACCCTTTGCTGTGCATCACATCCCCAGAACTTGAAGTCatgtttaagacaaaaaaaaaaaaaaaatcaagctgatCTCAGACATCTGTAATAGAATTCAGTGCTAAAAGCACTGGAGAAAGAATTACAAATCCTTAAGGACTAGAAGTAAATCTCAGTAATTTTATATGTAGACAAATGGCACTCAGATGAAGTAACACCAGTGAGTCTGAGTATCCAAAAATGCAGGGAAATATTGTTTTTATGAATTCTTAAAGAAACTACTAGCAAATGAACTTCAGTCAAGAAATGGTAAAATGTAATACAGAATGTAATACTGTTTTTGAAGACTGATTTGTTTAACAAACCTACCAGACTGGCTATCAGAATAGACTGGCTatcaaaatagaattaaaatataaaggacTTCAGATTTTAGAATTATTAGATGTTAAATTTTAAACTTCCTCCAAATCACTCCTCCCCAATCTCCCATCTCAGTAAACACCACCTACCCTCATTATCATGTTGTTCCGATTAAACCCTTGCAAACTCCCTCTCTCACAGGCCACGTCTGACTCAGCCGCAAATCCTCCTCTCTGCATAATGCAGGCCAACCTCCTCACCTGCACCAGCTTGTAACTCTAAGTCCCCATCATTTCTTATCTGAACCACTGCAAACATGTCTGCTCCGCTGAGAGCTGAAACCATCCACACCCACACAGCCTACTCACTATCTATGTTAACTTGATTAGTATTCTGTTTTCATAACAAGAATTTACTACTCCAGGAAACCTGCCCAGGAAACTAAAAGTTGCAAGTAAGTTTACTGTTCAGTTCAGAATCTTccccaaaaatcttttaaattacttGTTCAACTTTCCagtaaataataaacttattcTCCAGGACTCTTCAATCCTTGTTGTGTCCATACATCCTAAACTATTAGGTTATGGTCCTTACTCAATAGTTCTCAAGCTCCTGTGTTACAAATATACCTGAAACCATGccctcaaatccttttttttttttttttttttttttttaattttttttttttttttttttatttatttatgatagtcacagagagagagagagaggcagagacacaggcagagggagaagcaggctccatgcactgggagcctgatgtgggattcgatcccgggtctccaggatcacgccctgggccaaaggcaggcgccaaaccgctgcgccacccagggatccctgccctcaaATCCTATAAATAACCTGACTTTGTTCACTTTCCTCCAAGGTAGTATGAGACTGTCAGTGTGAGCAATCAATTCAAATCTGCCATATCAGCAGGTGATTCTGGTGGTCCTCTGGGGGAGCCAGCTCTGTATCCTGTCTCTGCTTCTACCTTCATCAACTACCTTCATGCCCATCTCTGATTTTCTTTGGACGGTAGCcagagaaattcttttaaaacattcttctGTGGAAATCCATGAACAGTTGTCCGCCTCACCTAAAGCAAAATCAAAGTCCTTACCTTGCTCTGTAGGATATTAGAGGGCAAGATATAGGGGCTCTGGCTATGTCCCTGAAGTCATCTCCTATCAACGTTCCTCTCAAATGCATCCCTATAGCCATAATGGCCCACTGCTATTTCAGCAAACACCTGCCACAAGAGCATGGCCCAGCTATTCCTTCTGTCTGGAACCCCCAGAATCCTGCTTCCTGCTCTAATGCACACTCCATCAAAAATGCATTCTCTGACCACCTTTTAAAAGAGTACACcccactctctctccttttaGCCTGCTTTAATTCTCTTCAGGGGTCTTGTCACCATTTGATTagtaaattttctcattttcatctaTGTTATCCTACTAGCTTGTAAGCTCTAGGAGCTCAGGAACATTGTTATGTTCACTGGCATATCTCCAACACCAAGAATACAAGTGGCAAGTAGAAGGCAGAAAATGGCAGCACTGGTATTTGCAAGTAACAGTGTGGGGGCAATTTAGGTGATCGGGAGGCCTGTTAGCTTGCTGTTCAGCCACATCCGAAAGTCTGAGGGACCAAAACTAAACTACAGAGACACACACCAACCTCAAAACGAAGCCATCTGGGACCTGATTCTGTGggcttctttcttcctccacAAATACTAACTCACCTTGATCACCCTGGTCTGGGAATTCTCCCTCTGATGGCCACAGGTCTTCTCCTTGCTCCAGCCTGAAGATCACTTCTGGTTTGGTGAGGTGACACCCTGTGAGTGGGATATAGGGTAAAACTTGTGACAAGTGGCATGGATATCAGGGCCCCTGGGGGATGAGGAAGGTGCAGCTGCAGGAGCCACATGATAAAGGTGCTTGTTTGCACCTTTCATCAGGGAGGCAAGAACAATATTGTTTCTGTGCCAAATGGGAACATCTTTGACCCATGAGATGTACACACAGTATCATTAAACACTCCAAGAGCCCACAAATTCTGGCAgctacaaaagaagaaaagaaacacatggTAACACCCCTCACCCACGGAGAGCAGGTGGCTGTAGTTCTCCAGCATCACGTCCCGGTACAGTGTCCTCTGTGTGCCTGTCAGTTGTAGCCACTCATCCCGGGTAAACTCCACAGTCACGTCCCTGAATGTCACGGATCCCTGACCAGCACGTTTCTGTTCAAGCCAAAGAGATCAATATTGGGTGACATGAAACAGACATAAGGGACATAAGTCTTAACATGTTTGAGAGTTTACCATAAAATAGTACAGCCAATTCTATACCTTCCCTTGTTTATACCCTGTAGGATAAAGTGATATGATGGGAAAACCCAGTATTAACTTaattcaaacaaaaaaactaaagttCCTTCTGTGTTTCTGAAATTGTCCTAGCCTTCCAAGATTAAGCTAAACCTATCCtgttttttgagacagagagagagcacatgtgcacgcATGTGCAAGtggaaagaggagcagagggcaaaggagagaaccagactctccactgagcacagagcctgacagggggcttgatctcaggcccctgagatcatgacctgagccaaaatcagaagtcagatgctcaagtgactgagccacccaggtgccccaggagctTAAGTCTTAATAAGGAGACAAATCATATTTTGGAACATTTATCCTGTAATAAGGTATCATAAGAACTGTGCTAGAGTCATTTACAATTAGTATCAAATAATGGTAGAAAATACAGTTCTTTTGTGTTGTCAGGTTGGGCTTCAGAACATAGCAGGAGATTTTC
This genomic window from Canis aureus isolate CA01 chromosome 8, VMU_Caureus_v.1.0, whole genome shotgun sequence contains:
- the LOC144319502 gene encoding LOW QUALITY PROTEIN: uncharacterized protein LOC144319502 (The sequence of the model RefSeq protein was modified relative to this genomic sequence to represent the inferred CDS: inserted 1 base in 1 codon); the protein is MLENYSHLLSVGCHLTKPEVIFRLEQGEDLWPSEGEFPDQGDQDRSEEDQNEHLWRVLLINKKSLTKKKDNVFREIPHQDDSRGKSLKNVSESIISDKNYSSKNSHEINTCGRLLSDNNQGDTHTGKKPDEYNQDEKSPSCNKDRTEQQKIQTLGPLFERDECRETSRNKAAIVTPPRTQTEDKSCDYKELGGNTSDESSLEVLQEVHTSKNHCEVTECLKSTLLKHQTVNLESNENENKSHLTPPSETHRGEKTFECSYCRKSFYQESQLTQHQKTHTREKPCGSNKSVKTLQKSQPTDPSRSHAGEKPSECSEAPVQSALSDQQRAWSEGKLYVCNECKKSFRHSSALKVHQRIHTGEKPYQCTECGKSFYAKSNFNHHQRTHTGEKPYECKECGKSFCVKSNLTKHQKTHTGEKPFKCNECGKTFLQKSQFADHQRTHTGERPYGCNECGKSFYYKSALHVHQGKHTEEKPYKCTDCGKSFCYKSALIIHQVSHTGKKPYDCNECGKTFCVKSNLTKHQKIHTGLKPYECNECGKAFSMSSILIVHQRTHTGEKPYGCNECEKSFYKKSALTKHQKTHTGEKPHECNECGKAFHMKSTLIIHQRTHTGEKPFKCNECEKSFYVKSLLNIHQRNHTGKKPHVCSECGKAFSMKSNLTDHQRTHSEEKPYECNECQKTFRHKSTLTVHQRTHTGEKPYKCNECGKSFYMKSALSQHQRIHTGEKPYECKECGKTFFQKSHLTKHQRTHTGEKPYECKECKKTFFQKSHLIEHQRTHTGEKPHECNKCGKSFCYKSALTIHQRTHTEEKPYKCNECEKSFCMKSHLTVHQRTHTGKNPFECKECGKTFYVKSNLINHQRTHTGEKPYECMRCGKSFCMKSTLTVHQRTHTGEKPYECNECGKSFCKKSTLTKHQVIHTREIPXRCRKCGKPSCVKSSFVNLRTHGKKSYDCNKVEISYCGDLVFNWNQKTHMVWELVDSLWNGYWVHY